A genome region from Microbacterium profundi includes the following:
- a CDS encoding S8 family peptidase has protein sequence MEHPRGWSWQDRAEGSIPRGAALDPGVDPVEGIRAFPTAYLPDRMLITEHPDDENGAYDRDLKALMEAAGAFGWRLQVEEDDVLRAGRRPNTLPDVPGLHRARLTTPDEPGAGESPVAPDAWRVLQRARKITRDPMPRAGLEHVLAIDPVGLNPFTRTNPFTRTNPFTRSNPVRGAGAVGSDDYMEPGRGGRQPIAWIGAAPVRTADPETGRRAVVAVLDTGCGAHEWLPDSIVTRTVELDGTPIGLTGADDPEVYPDLYGQLDGEIDAVAGHGTFIAGLVRQTAPDADILSIRIAGSLGVVDETTFLRALAAVVELHRRFVEGAEGGRPIDVLNLSLGYYHETPKDGQFSLLLYELLRTARRLGMVVVCSAGNDAIDRPSFPASLWAWPGADNGLSTDKAVPLVSVGALNPSRRSLALFSNVGPWVRVFAPGAAVVSTTPAFTGGTQAVTRDDVGDLPRETIDPDDYRGGFAAWSGTSFAAPYVAGKIAARLDDLPHDGCAPAAVVKKATDAVLKELPPVAPFG, from the coding sequence ATGGAGCACCCGAGAGGCTGGAGCTGGCAGGACCGCGCCGAGGGGTCGATCCCCCGTGGTGCGGCACTCGATCCCGGTGTGGATCCCGTCGAGGGCATCCGCGCGTTCCCCACGGCCTACCTGCCGGATCGGATGCTGATCACCGAGCATCCCGATGACGAGAACGGTGCCTACGATCGCGACCTCAAGGCACTGATGGAGGCCGCGGGGGCCTTCGGATGGCGGCTGCAGGTCGAAGAGGACGACGTGCTGCGTGCTGGGCGACGCCCGAACACTCTCCCCGACGTTCCTGGGTTGCATCGCGCCCGACTCACGACACCGGACGAGCCGGGTGCGGGCGAATCGCCCGTGGCGCCGGATGCCTGGCGCGTGCTCCAGCGCGCGCGCAAGATCACCCGCGATCCGATGCCGCGTGCCGGCCTCGAGCACGTGCTCGCGATCGATCCCGTCGGGCTGAATCCGTTCACGCGCACGAACCCCTTCACGCGGACGAACCCGTTCACCCGATCCAATCCGGTGCGCGGCGCGGGCGCGGTCGGCAGCGACGACTACATGGAACCGGGTCGTGGCGGCAGGCAGCCGATCGCCTGGATCGGCGCCGCACCGGTGCGCACTGCGGACCCTGAGACCGGGCGCAGGGCGGTCGTCGCGGTGCTCGACACTGGATGCGGGGCGCACGAGTGGCTGCCCGATTCGATCGTGACCAGGACGGTCGAGCTGGATGGAACACCGATCGGCCTCACCGGCGCTGACGATCCCGAGGTCTACCCCGACCTCTACGGGCAGCTCGACGGCGAGATCGATGCGGTGGCAGGGCACGGCACGTTCATCGCGGGTCTGGTACGCCAGACCGCTCCGGATGCCGACATCCTCTCGATCCGCATCGCAGGGTCACTCGGAGTGGTGGATGAGACGACGTTCCTGCGGGCCCTTGCGGCCGTCGTCGAGCTGCACCGGCGGTTCGTGGAGGGAGCAGAGGGCGGTCGGCCGATCGACGTGCTGAATCTGTCACTCGGCTACTACCACGAGACTCCGAAGGACGGACAGTTCTCGCTGCTGTTGTACGAGCTGCTGCGCACGGCGCGCCGACTGGGCATGGTGGTCGTGTGCTCGGCCGGCAACGACGCGATCGATCGCCCGTCGTTCCCCGCGTCGCTGTGGGCGTGGCCGGGTGCCGACAACGGCCTGTCGACCGACAAAGCCGTCCCGCTCGTCTCGGTCGGGGCGCTCAACCCCTCCCGCCGATCTCTGGCGCTGTTCTCCAACGTCGGGCCATGGGTGCGCGTGTTCGCGCCCGGCGCCGCTGTCGTCTCGACGACTCCCGCCTTCACGGGCGGGACGCAGGCCGTCACCAGGGATGACGTCGGCGACCTGCCCCGCGAGACGATCGATCCGGACGACTATCGCGGCGGTTTCGCGGCCTGGAGCGGCACGTCGTTCGCTGCGCCGTACGTGGCGGGGAAGATCGCCGCCAGGCTCGATGACCTCCCGCACGACGGCTGCGCACCCGCAGCAGTGGTGAAGAAGGCGACGGATGCCGTGCTGAAAGAGCTGCCGCCCGTCGCGCCGTTCGGGTAG